The sequence below is a genomic window from Streptomyces sp. NBC_00289.
CCCGGCTGGCCTTCCCGCTCGGCACGGTCTTCGGCGAACCCTGGATCCACCTGGGCGCCCACTGCATCGTCGGCGAACAGGTCACTCTGACCGCCGGCCTGATGCCCGACCTCGACCTGGGCCCGGACCCGATCCTGCGCATCGGCGACGGAGTCGTGCTGGGGCGCGGCAGCCACGTCATCGCCGACACCACGGTCACCATCGGCAGCGACTGCTATTTCGGGCCGTACGTCTACGTCACGTCCACGAACCACTCCTACGACGATCCGCACGAGCCCATCGGCAAGCAGTGGCCGCGGATGGAGCCGGTGCAGATCGGTTCCGGATGCTGGATCGGGACCGGCGCGGTGATCCTGCCGGGAGCGCGCATCGGGCGCAACGTGGTGGTGGCGGCGGGCGCCGTCGTACGGGGTGTGGTGCCCGACCACGCCGTGGTCGCCGGGGCGCCGGCCCGCGTCGTACGGCGGTGGACGTCCGTCGACGGCTGGCAGCCGCCGCTCAGGACCCCCGCGCCGGTGCCGATCCCCGACGGTGTCACGCCGGATCAGCTGCGCGCGCTGGCGGAGCTGGACGAGGAGACGGCGGCGAAACTCGCCGAGATGGACTGAGCCGGCGCCGGCGCGCTCACAGCCGCCTCGCTCACGGCCGCCACCCCGGCGCACGCCACG
It includes:
- a CDS encoding acyltransferase → MPKRKNTFSSWRRGLPQRAVHAVWAWVQRTGSVTAAHPGRFRFGALGTGTRLAFPLGTVFGEPWIHLGAHCIVGEQVTLTAGLMPDLDLGPDPILRIGDGVVLGRGSHVIADTTVTIGSDCYFGPYVYVTSTNHSYDDPHEPIGKQWPRMEPVQIGSGCWIGTGAVILPGARIGRNVVVAAGAVVRGVVPDHAVVAGAPARVVRRWTSVDGWQPPLRTPAPVPIPDGVTPDQLRALAELDEETAAKLAEMD